A single genomic interval of Daucus carota subsp. sativus chromosome 1, DH1 v3.0, whole genome shotgun sequence harbors:
- the LOC108204028 gene encoding pathogenesis-related homeodomain protein isoform X1: MYLYHHQHSEMEDISDPNHLYHHQRSNMEEISDQNPNALEQVLDTVPNGNCTAPVQLENVAADDVRKTSGEAKFEGYVSVSAKIVQSEEDSTKFLSHKDFPEDMKLCDPGPMKLQAGSSTEISSIPKQVAVSHTHEFISEMVNNEVRQENHVTATEHTYDRPVKDQRSEFDHLNMVRKEIITEKVTQNPFLQSLTSPMDFQSRNYNGDQSGLAPDNAAKDCKHIQLGHQNDAAAKISGLEEFVIDQKTVAKSPSQLVETGKRGRGRPKKVQIGPEQLLPGQKTAIKSSSPSGDTGKRSRGRPRKVQNSPTSLPENVNMEQKETIPEEMTQISFLESTTSLIDNQSRNHSSDQLGLPTENAAKDCKQIHLGQQNDDATKISGLEELVIDQKTVANSPSQVVETGKRGRGRPKKVQIGPEQLLSGQKTAIKSSSPLGDTGKRSRGRPRKVQNSPTSLLENVNMEQKETIPEEMTQISFLESTTSLIDSQSRNHSSDQSGLPTENAAKDCKQIHLGQQNDDATKISGLAELVIDQKTVANSPSQVVETGKRGRGRPKKVLIGPEQLLPGQKTAIKSSSPLGDTGKRSRGRPRKVQNSPTSLGGSVKVLPEKRKDAQELSVNSSRSLRSRSQEKSCEPDLSNIVAEGADREKTRKKRKKRMDESRVDEFSRIRTHLRYLLHRIKYEKNFIDAYSGEGWKGQSLDKIKPEKELKRAKAEIFGRKLKIRDLFQRLDLSRSEGRLPEILFDSQGEIDSEDIFCAKCGSKDVTLSNDIILCDGACERGFHQFCLDPPLLKESIPCDDEGWLCPGCECKIDCIKLLNDSQETNILVGDSWEKVFAEEAAAAASGKNLNDDSGMPSDDSEDDDYDPGDPDLDEKVHGDESSSDESDYHLSSDDMQALPQKEPCLGLPPDDSEDDDYDPSALITEQVLKESSCSDFTSDSEDLTVVLDDCKHYSIVEGPLTSTPDRPRNEEGCGHSGQGDAVPLYPKRQLESLDYKKLHDEEYGNRSSDSSDEDFMVTSSPDKKTYKSDKEARVLLNFGSLTTDHGKVHGDLELDQKVSESTHKRRYVKRSSVEGTNASLSRSCESSAAPVTSGKSTSKTLYGEHATERLLQSFKENQYPQRAVKESLAAELALTVRQVGKWFDNTRWSFRNSSRVASVVAESPSNEGTPHQKSINLSGSSLKSIPDNAACDETKEEQDKGSLGVTEGCDRDVTLNMVTDEGNGHISGITETSNGNTKVGTATEHTIILETPKPNMKDDLPNTGIAEY; this comes from the exons ATGTATCTTTATCATCACCAACACAGTGAGATGGAAGATATTTCAGACCCAAACCATCTTTATCATCACCAACGCAGTAACATGGAAGAAATCTCAGACCAAAATCCAAATGCATTAGAGCAAGTACTTGATACTGTCCCAAATGGTAACTGTACTGCACCAGTGCAACTGGAAAATGTGGCAGCTGATGATGTAAGAAAAACATCAGGTGAAGCAAAGTTTGAGGGGTATGTTTCTGTCAGTGCAAAGATAGTACAATCTGAAGAAGATTCAACTAAATTTCTGTCCCATAAAGATTTTCCAGAAGATATGAAATTGTGTGATCCTGGtccaatgaaactacaagctggaAGTTCAACTGAAATATCATCGATTCCTAAACAAGTGGCAGTGTCCCATACCCATGAATTTATTTCTGAaatggtcaataatgaagtaaggCAAGAAAACCATGTAACTGCCACGGAACATACTTACGATAGACCTGTGAAAGACCAAAGGTCTGAGTTTGACCACCTAAATATGGTACGAAAAGAAATCATAACAGAAAAAGTGACCCAAAATCCTTTCTTGCAGTCCTTGACTTCACCAATGGACTTTCAATCAAGAAATTATAATGGCGATCAATCAGGACTGGCGCCAGATAATGCAGCAAAAGACTGCAAGCATATCCAATTGGGACACCAAAATGATGCTGCTGCAAAGATTTCTGGTCTCGAGGAATTTGTAATAGATCAGAAAACAGTTGCCAAGAGTCCTAGCCAGTTGGTAGAGACAGGGAAAAGAGGTCGTGGTCGGCCCAAGAAAGTACAAATTGGTCCTGAGCAATTGTTACCTGGACAAAAAACTGCTATTAAGAGCTCTAGCCCGTCGGGAGACACAGGGAAAAGATCTCGTGGTCGTCCCAGAAAAGTACAAAATTCTCCAACTTCTTTACCGGAGAATGTGAATATGGAACAAAAAGAAACCATACCAGAAGAAATGACACAAATTTCTTTTCTAGAGTCTACGACATCCCTGATTGACAATCAATCAAGAAATCATAGCAGTGATCAATTAGGACTGCCAACAGAAAATGCAGCAAAAGATTGCAAGCAAATCCATTTGGGACAACAAAACGATGATGCTACAAAGATTTCTGGTCTTGAGGAATTGGTAATAGATCAAAAAACAGTTGCCAATAGTCCTAGCCAAGTGGTAGAGACAGGGAAAAGAGGTCGTGGTCGGCCCAAGAAAGTACAAATTGGTCCTGAGCAATTGTTATCTGGACAGAAAACTGCTATTAAGAGCTCTAGCCCGTTGGGAGACACAGGGAAAAGATCTCGTGGTCGTCCCAGAAAAGTACAAAATTCTCCAACTTCTTTACTGGAGAATGTGAATATGGAACAAAAAGAAACCATACCAGAAGAAATGACACAAATTTCTTTTCTAGAGTCTACGACATCCCTGATCGACAGTCAATCAAGAAATCATAGCAGTGATCAATCAGGACTGCCAACAGAAAATGCAGCAAAAGATTGCAAGCAAATCCATTTGGGACAACAAAACGATGATGCTACAAAGATTTCTGGTCTTGCGGAATTGGTAATAGATCAGAAAACAGTTGCCAATAGTCCTAGCCAAGTGGTAGAGACAGGGAAAAGAGGTCGTGGTCGGCCCAAGAAAGTACTAATTGGTCCTGAGCAATTGTTACCTGGACAGAAAACTGCTATTAAGAGCTCTAGCCCATTGGGAGACACAGGGAAGAGATCTCGTGGTCGTCCCAGAAAAGTACAAAACTCTCCAACTTCTTTAGGTGGTAGTGTTAAAGTGTTAccagagaaaagaaaagatgcCCAGGAGTTGTCTGTAAACAGCAGCAGATCATTGCGCTCAAGGTCACAAGAGAAATCTTGCGAACCGGACTTGAGTAATATTGTGGCAGAAGGTGCTGACagagaaaagacaagaaagaaaaggaagaagCGAATGGACGAGAGCAGAGTTGATGAGTTTTCTAGAATAAGGACACACCTCAGATACTTACTTCACAGAATAAAATATGAGAAGAACTTCATTGATGCTTACTCTGGGGAGGGATGGAAGGGACAAAG CCTAGACAAGATAAAACCAGAGAAGGAGCTTAAACGAGCAAAAGCTGAAATTTTTGGACGCAAGTTGAAAATTAGAGATCTATTTCAGCGCTTGGATTTATCACGCTCTGAGGGGAGGCTTCcagaaattttatttgattctcAAGGAGAAATTGACAGTGAGGAT ATATTCTGTGCAAAATGTGGATCCAAAGATGTGACACTCAGTAATGacatcatcctttgtgatgggGCATGTGAGAGAGGATTTCACCAATTTTGTTTGGACCCACCACTGCTGAAAGAATCCA TTCCTTGTGATGACGAGGGTTGGCTTTGTCCTGGATGTGAGTGCAAAATTGACTGCATCAAGTTACTAAATGATTCTCAAGAAACAAATATTTTAGTCGGTGACAGCTGGGAG AAAGTTTTTGCTGAGGAGGCAGCAGCAGCTGCTTCTGGGAAAAATCTGAATGATGATTCTGGAATGCCGTCAGATGATTCGGAGGATGATGATTACGACCCTGGCGATCCTGATTTGGATGAGAAGGTGCATGGAGATGAATCGAGTTCAGATGAGTCTGATTATCATCTGTCATCAGACGACATGCAGGCTTTACCTCAAAAAGAACCATGCTTGGGGCTTCCTCCGGATGATTCTGAGGATGATGATTATGATCCTAGTGCGTTAATTACTGAACAGGTTCTTAAGGAAAGCTCATGTTCTGATTTCACATCTGACTCTGAGGATTTAACTGTTGTGTTGGATGATTGTAAGCATTATAGCATAGTTGAAGGGCCACTGACCTCAACCCCAGATCGCCCTAGGAACGAGGAAGGATGTGGACATTCTGGGCAAGGTGATGCTGTCCCTCTATATCCGAAAAGACAATTAGAGAGTTTGGACTACAAAAAACTACATGAT GAGGAGTACGGGAACAGATCTTCTGATTCAAGTGATGAAGATTTCATGGTTACTTCGTCACCAGATAAAAAAACGTATAAATCTGATAAAGAAGCTAGAGTGTTACTTAATTTTGGAAGTCTTACAACGGATCATGGGAAAGTGCACGGTGATTTGGAGCTAGACCAGAAAGTAAGTGAATCCACTCATAAGAGGAGATATGTCAAGAGATCCAGTGTTGAAGGCACAAATGCTTCACTTTCTAGATCATGTGAAAGCTCTGCAGCACCTGTTACTAGTGGTAAAAGTACTTCAAAGACATTATATGGGGAACATGCAACTGAG AGACTGCTCCAATCTTTCAAGGAAAATCAATACCCTCAACGAGCTGTGAAAGAGAGTTTGGCTGCAGAATTAGCCCTTACAGTCCGACAG GTTGGCAAATGGTTTGATAATACTCGTTGGAGCTTTCGCAACTCATCACGCGTTGCATCGGTTGTAGCTGAATCTCCCTCAAATGAAGGTACTCCCCATCAGAAAAGCATTAACTTGTCCGGATCCAGCTTGAAATCGATCCCAGACAATGCTGCTTGTGATGAAACTAAAGAGGAGCAAGATAAGGGAAGCCTTGGTGTGACAGAAGGTTGCGACAGAGACGTAACACTAAACATGGTCACAGATGAAGGCAATGGGCACATTTCCGGTATTACAGAAACTAGTAATGGTAACACCAAAGTTGGTACAGCCACAGAACATACTATAATATTGGAGACGCCTAAACCGAATATGAAAGATGATTTACCGAATACAGGAATTGCGGAATATTAG
- the LOC108204028 gene encoding pathogenesis-related homeodomain protein isoform X2 — translation MYLYHHQHSEMEDISDPNHLYHHQRSNMEEISDQNPNALEQVLDTVPNGNCTAPVQLENVAADDVRKTSGEAKFEGYVSVSAKIVQSEEDSTKFLSHKDFPEDMKLCDPGPMKLQAGSSTEISSIPKQVAVSHTHEFISEMVNNEVRQENHVTATEHTYDRPVKDQRSEFDHLNMVRKEIITEKVTQNPFLQSLTSPMDFQSRNYNGDQSGLAPDNAAKDCKHIQLGHQNDAAAKISGLEEFVIDQKTVAKSPSQLVETGKRGRGRPKKVQIGPEQLLPGQKTAIKSSSPSGDTGKRSRGRPRKVQNSPTSLPENVNMEQKETIPEEMTQISFLESTTSLIDNQSRNHSSDQLGLPTENAAKDCKQIHLGQQNDDATKISGLEELVIDQKTVANSPSQVVETGKRGRGRPKKVQIGPEQLLSGQKTAIKSSSPLGDTGKRSRGRPRKVQNSPTSLLENVNMEQKETIPEEMTQISFLESTTSLIDSQSRNHSSDQSGLPTENAAKDCKQIHLGQQNDDATKISGLAELVIDQKTVANSPSQVVETGKRGRGRPKKVLIGPEQLLPGQKTAIKSSSPLGDTGKRSRGRPRKVQNSPTSLGGSVKVLPEKRKDAQELSVNSSRSLRSRSQEKSCEPDLSNIVAEGADREKTRKKRKKRMDESRVDEFSRIRTHLRYLLHRIKYEKNFIDAYSGEGWKGQSLDKIKPEKELKRAKAEIFGRKLKIRDLFQRLDLSRSEGRLPEILFDSQGEIDSEDIFCAKCGSKDVTLSNDIILCDGACERGFHQFCLDPPLLKESIPCDDEGWLCPGCECKIDCIKLLNDSQETNILVGDSWEKVFAEEAAAAASGKNLNDDSGMPSDDSEDDDYDPGDPDLDEKVHGDESSSDESDYHLSSDDMQALPQKEPCLGLPPDDSEDDDYDPSALITEQVLKESSCSDFTSDSEDLTVVLDDCKHYSIVEGPLTSTPDRPRNEEGCGHSGQGDAVPLYPKRQLESLDYKKLHDEEYGNRSSDSSDEDFMVTSSPDKKTYKSDKEARVLLNFGSLTTDHGKVHGDLELDQKVSESTHKRRYVKRSSVEGTNASLSRSCESSAAPVTSGKSTSKTLYGEHATEHIYIHEMGGGVGIGP, via the exons ATGTATCTTTATCATCACCAACACAGTGAGATGGAAGATATTTCAGACCCAAACCATCTTTATCATCACCAACGCAGTAACATGGAAGAAATCTCAGACCAAAATCCAAATGCATTAGAGCAAGTACTTGATACTGTCCCAAATGGTAACTGTACTGCACCAGTGCAACTGGAAAATGTGGCAGCTGATGATGTAAGAAAAACATCAGGTGAAGCAAAGTTTGAGGGGTATGTTTCTGTCAGTGCAAAGATAGTACAATCTGAAGAAGATTCAACTAAATTTCTGTCCCATAAAGATTTTCCAGAAGATATGAAATTGTGTGATCCTGGtccaatgaaactacaagctggaAGTTCAACTGAAATATCATCGATTCCTAAACAAGTGGCAGTGTCCCATACCCATGAATTTATTTCTGAaatggtcaataatgaagtaaggCAAGAAAACCATGTAACTGCCACGGAACATACTTACGATAGACCTGTGAAAGACCAAAGGTCTGAGTTTGACCACCTAAATATGGTACGAAAAGAAATCATAACAGAAAAAGTGACCCAAAATCCTTTCTTGCAGTCCTTGACTTCACCAATGGACTTTCAATCAAGAAATTATAATGGCGATCAATCAGGACTGGCGCCAGATAATGCAGCAAAAGACTGCAAGCATATCCAATTGGGACACCAAAATGATGCTGCTGCAAAGATTTCTGGTCTCGAGGAATTTGTAATAGATCAGAAAACAGTTGCCAAGAGTCCTAGCCAGTTGGTAGAGACAGGGAAAAGAGGTCGTGGTCGGCCCAAGAAAGTACAAATTGGTCCTGAGCAATTGTTACCTGGACAAAAAACTGCTATTAAGAGCTCTAGCCCGTCGGGAGACACAGGGAAAAGATCTCGTGGTCGTCCCAGAAAAGTACAAAATTCTCCAACTTCTTTACCGGAGAATGTGAATATGGAACAAAAAGAAACCATACCAGAAGAAATGACACAAATTTCTTTTCTAGAGTCTACGACATCCCTGATTGACAATCAATCAAGAAATCATAGCAGTGATCAATTAGGACTGCCAACAGAAAATGCAGCAAAAGATTGCAAGCAAATCCATTTGGGACAACAAAACGATGATGCTACAAAGATTTCTGGTCTTGAGGAATTGGTAATAGATCAAAAAACAGTTGCCAATAGTCCTAGCCAAGTGGTAGAGACAGGGAAAAGAGGTCGTGGTCGGCCCAAGAAAGTACAAATTGGTCCTGAGCAATTGTTATCTGGACAGAAAACTGCTATTAAGAGCTCTAGCCCGTTGGGAGACACAGGGAAAAGATCTCGTGGTCGTCCCAGAAAAGTACAAAATTCTCCAACTTCTTTACTGGAGAATGTGAATATGGAACAAAAAGAAACCATACCAGAAGAAATGACACAAATTTCTTTTCTAGAGTCTACGACATCCCTGATCGACAGTCAATCAAGAAATCATAGCAGTGATCAATCAGGACTGCCAACAGAAAATGCAGCAAAAGATTGCAAGCAAATCCATTTGGGACAACAAAACGATGATGCTACAAAGATTTCTGGTCTTGCGGAATTGGTAATAGATCAGAAAACAGTTGCCAATAGTCCTAGCCAAGTGGTAGAGACAGGGAAAAGAGGTCGTGGTCGGCCCAAGAAAGTACTAATTGGTCCTGAGCAATTGTTACCTGGACAGAAAACTGCTATTAAGAGCTCTAGCCCATTGGGAGACACAGGGAAGAGATCTCGTGGTCGTCCCAGAAAAGTACAAAACTCTCCAACTTCTTTAGGTGGTAGTGTTAAAGTGTTAccagagaaaagaaaagatgcCCAGGAGTTGTCTGTAAACAGCAGCAGATCATTGCGCTCAAGGTCACAAGAGAAATCTTGCGAACCGGACTTGAGTAATATTGTGGCAGAAGGTGCTGACagagaaaagacaagaaagaaaaggaagaagCGAATGGACGAGAGCAGAGTTGATGAGTTTTCTAGAATAAGGACACACCTCAGATACTTACTTCACAGAATAAAATATGAGAAGAACTTCATTGATGCTTACTCTGGGGAGGGATGGAAGGGACAAAG CCTAGACAAGATAAAACCAGAGAAGGAGCTTAAACGAGCAAAAGCTGAAATTTTTGGACGCAAGTTGAAAATTAGAGATCTATTTCAGCGCTTGGATTTATCACGCTCTGAGGGGAGGCTTCcagaaattttatttgattctcAAGGAGAAATTGACAGTGAGGAT ATATTCTGTGCAAAATGTGGATCCAAAGATGTGACACTCAGTAATGacatcatcctttgtgatgggGCATGTGAGAGAGGATTTCACCAATTTTGTTTGGACCCACCACTGCTGAAAGAATCCA TTCCTTGTGATGACGAGGGTTGGCTTTGTCCTGGATGTGAGTGCAAAATTGACTGCATCAAGTTACTAAATGATTCTCAAGAAACAAATATTTTAGTCGGTGACAGCTGGGAG AAAGTTTTTGCTGAGGAGGCAGCAGCAGCTGCTTCTGGGAAAAATCTGAATGATGATTCTGGAATGCCGTCAGATGATTCGGAGGATGATGATTACGACCCTGGCGATCCTGATTTGGATGAGAAGGTGCATGGAGATGAATCGAGTTCAGATGAGTCTGATTATCATCTGTCATCAGACGACATGCAGGCTTTACCTCAAAAAGAACCATGCTTGGGGCTTCCTCCGGATGATTCTGAGGATGATGATTATGATCCTAGTGCGTTAATTACTGAACAGGTTCTTAAGGAAAGCTCATGTTCTGATTTCACATCTGACTCTGAGGATTTAACTGTTGTGTTGGATGATTGTAAGCATTATAGCATAGTTGAAGGGCCACTGACCTCAACCCCAGATCGCCCTAGGAACGAGGAAGGATGTGGACATTCTGGGCAAGGTGATGCTGTCCCTCTATATCCGAAAAGACAATTAGAGAGTTTGGACTACAAAAAACTACATGAT GAGGAGTACGGGAACAGATCTTCTGATTCAAGTGATGAAGATTTCATGGTTACTTCGTCACCAGATAAAAAAACGTATAAATCTGATAAAGAAGCTAGAGTGTTACTTAATTTTGGAAGTCTTACAACGGATCATGGGAAAGTGCACGGTGATTTGGAGCTAGACCAGAAAGTAAGTGAATCCACTCATAAGAGGAGATATGTCAAGAGATCCAGTGTTGAAGGCACAAATGCTTCACTTTCTAGATCATGTGAAAGCTCTGCAGCACCTGTTACTAGTGGTAAAAGTACTTCAAAGACATTATATGGGGAACATGCAACTGAG catatatatattcatgaaATGGGAGGGGGAGTGGGAATTGGACCATGA